In a single window of the Procambarus clarkii isolate CNS0578487 chromosome 51, FALCON_Pclarkii_2.0, whole genome shotgun sequence genome:
- the LOC123774510 gene encoding uncharacterized protein gives MLLSTQVVAVVFQAVLVAGTPFTLFWSRDQVPQKSEGEERAAGSSDVVTKLYADTIAPTTQYAQSESEDLTEQFPIYSNASTVQNSDEILTTTDAAAETTLVQNTEIIKTNLDATVDNIPVRKNTETTTPAENNTEITSLPFPVNSVNSGEISTQQVTTFAPESEKKIEMLLKNNASKFHQNAGLEYQQQSVSSVIDTLRSALANAEDEKPAEDPAIEQSKLHYITIWNQEADRLNAPYMKVTKAWPEIGMVYMPLVNKLSDQIQNSELVKEAAQKFKVVWEETHSAKDSTSSSNLPILNVLNNFMNAWSWAVGAEDGTDAISAHSASDVNRIDGVLNNLLKYSTLPLESVHSPVFEDNPILEQVGDKKQKYSPAKINIQSTKNFRPVETLKPLPDSSAPGSGIKQTQLNFFRPASIPSPASPSTVHMPTLTDQRPCANNHGPEADHISIDDYSPSRPDTQTEKPINPIVAIRPIIPTHAAPISTEAPVNQRPIFSRPAEGPNDFPRHTALRPFSHHAAIPHPNIQRQNLPGIQRQNLPGIQRQNLPGIQRQNLPGIQRQNLPGIQRPVNWHSTLYPFKSIYDDRYSYDSEGDSHSYDSEGDSNSYESFMHDTIPLPFYLLRKR, from the exons ATGCTTCTCTCCACGCAG GTGGTCGCTGTGGTGTTCCAGGCAGTACTGGTGGCTGGGACACCCTTCACACTCTTCTGG TCAAGAGACCAGGTGCCGcagaagagtgagggagaggaacGAGCAGCAGGGAGCAGCGATGTGGTCACGAAACTATACGCAGACACTATAGCTCCCACAACACAATATGCACAGTCTGAATCAGAAGACCTAACAGAACAATTCCCTATTTATTCCAACGCATCAACAGTACAAAATAGTGATGAAATTTTGACTACAACAGATGCAGCTGCTGAAACGACGCTGGTGCAAAATACtgaaataataaaaacaaatttgGACGCAACTGTTGATAACATTCCTGTTCGCAAAAATACGGAGACGACGACGCCTGCAGAGAACAATACAGAAATAACGAGTTTGCCATTTCCAGTTAACTCTGTCAACTCGGGAGAAATTTCCACCCAACAGGTAACAACGTTCGCACCTGAATCTGAAAAGAAAATTGAGATGCTATTAAAAAATAATGCATCGAAGTTTCACCAGAATGCTGGTTTGGAATACCAGCAGCAAAGTGTCAGTTCTGTTATCGATACGTTGAGAAGCGCTCTGGCGAATGCTGAGGATGAGAAGCCTGCAGAGGATCCTGCCATAGAGCAATCTAAACTACATTATATAACTATTTGGAATCAGGAAGCAGATCGACTAAATGCTCCTTATATGAAAGTAACGAAGGCATGGCCAGAAATCGGGATGGTCTACATGCCATTGGTGAACAAGTTGTCCGACCAGATTCAGAATTCTGAGTTAGTTAAGGAAGCAGCTCAGAAGTTCAAAGTTGTATGGGAGGAGACACATTCTGCTAAAGATTCCACCAGCTCATCAAATCTGCCAATTCTTAATGTCCTCAACAACTTCATGAATGCTTGGTCTTGGGCGGTGGGCGCAGAAGATGGGACTGATGCCATTAGTGCCCATTCAGCCAGTGACGTCAATAGAATTGATGGTGTCTTGAACAATTTACTTAAATATAGTACTTTACCTTTGGAATCGGTACACTCTCCAGTTTTTGAGGACAACCCTATTTTAGAGCAAGTTGGTgataaaaaacaaaaatattctccTGCTAAAATTAATATACAATCAACAAAGAATTTTAGACCAGTTGAAACTTTAAAACCGTTACCTGATTCTTCAGCACCAGGCTCTGGCATAAAGCAGACACAACTAAATTTCTTCAGACCTGCCTCTATACCATCCCCTGCGTCACCATCTACCGTACACATGCCTACCTTAACAGATCAGAGACCGTGTGCTAACAATCACGGACCTGAAGCAGATCACATTTCAATTGATGACTACAGTCCATCTCGCCCTGATACGCAGACTGAGAAACCTATTAATCCCATAGTAGCCATAAGACCCATCATACCCACTCATGCAGCTCCCATATCAACTGAAGCTCCTGTAAATCAAAGACCTATTTTTTCAAGACCAGCTGAAGGACCCAATGACTTTCCGAGACATACTGCTTTAAGACCATTTAGTCACCATGCTGCCATTCCTCATCCAAATATTCAAAGACAAAACCTACCTGGGATTCAAAGACAAAACCTACCTGGGATTCAAAGACAAAACCTACCTGGGATTCAAAGACAAAACCTACCTGGGATTCAAAGACAAAACCTACCTGGGATTCAAAGACCTGTTAACTGGCATTCAACATTGTATCCCTTTAAATCAATATATGATGACAGATATTCCTATGATTCTGAAGGTGactcacattcctatgattctGAAGGCGACTCAAATTCCTATGAATCTTTTATGCATGATACGATCCCACTTCCCTTTTATTTATTGCGTAAAAGGTAA